A part of Leptospira mtsangambouensis genomic DNA contains:
- a CDS encoding DUF302 domain-containing protein — MLGLTVHRKKGFEETIADTTEALKKEGFGVLTTIDVKNTLKEKIGVDFKRYTILGACNPSFAHKALQTADEIGLLLPCNVVVTEEKNGETKVSIFDPMTMTKLVQNPELEKIAKEVQEKLIQVIHHLHE, encoded by the coding sequence ATGTTAGGACTCACTGTTCATAGAAAAAAAGGTTTCGAAGAAACAATCGCCGACACAACCGAAGCCCTAAAAAAAGAAGGTTTCGGAGTTCTTACCACCATCGACGTCAAAAACACCCTCAAAGAAAAAATTGGAGTGGATTTCAAACGTTACACCATTCTCGGTGCATGTAACCCTAGTTTTGCGCACAAAGCCCTCCAAACAGCTGATGAAATTGGACTATTACTTCCTTGTAACGTAGTCGTCACTGAAGAAAAAAATGGTGAAACCAAAGTATCCATCTTTGATCCTATGACCATGACCAAACTGGTCCAAAATCCTGAACTCGAAAAAATTGCCAAAGAAGTCCAAGAAAAACTAATCCAAGTCATCCACCACTTACACGAATGA